A window from Drosophila miranda strain MSH22 chromosome Y unlocalized genomic scaffold, D.miranda_PacBio2.1 Contig_Y2_pilon, whole genome shotgun sequence encodes these proteins:
- the LOC117185794 gene encoding cytochrome b reductase 1-like isoform X2 → MKTIDKPFIDELNRMLFNRTRTAMLPKNERYEEDPDNAWNCCSWCEYLLIVILSTILLVGVLVLTLFWVMFYRDGFAWSESPKQQFNLHPILMIAGFVTLSGFSILIYRLCRCVKHIYVNLIHMFFHAIAIPCIALGFLSVFDSHEALQKVNFYSLHSWLGFVTMGMFVLQLVIGFFSFLVMLCCENKTYSCRSAMVPIHASLGLANFWLAIATSVTGLIEKERETVAKTNVSAENKLIEHYITSAIGITLIFIGIIVTFAVRRSNAPASAKVYVTERI, encoded by the exons ATGAAAACCATTGACAAACCCTTTATCGATGAGCTGAACAGAATGCTCTTCAATCGAACCCGTACTGCGATGCTACCGAAGAATGA GCGCTATGAGGAGGATCCAGACAATGCCTGGAACTGCTGCTCCTGGTGCGAGTACTTGCTGATCGTGATCCTTTCCACCATTCTGCTGGTGGGAGTCCTGGTGCTGACCCTCTTCTGGGTGATGTTCTATCGCGATGGCTTCGCCTGGTCGGAGAGCCCCAAGCAGCAGTTCAATCTGCATCCCATCCTGATGATTGCCGGTTTCGTCACGCTCTCTGGATTTT CCATCTTGATCTATCGCCTGTGCCGGTGCGTGAAGCATATCTATGTGAATCTGATCCACATGTTCTTTCACGCCATTGCCATTCCGTGCATCGCCCTGGGTTTCCTCTCCGTCTTCGACTCCCACGAGGCGTTGCAAAAGGTGAACTTCTACAGCCTGCACTCTTGGCTGGGTTTCGTGACTATGGGCATGTTTGTGCTGCAGCTTGTGATCGGATTCTTCAG CTTTCTGGTGATGCTCTGCTGTGAGAACAAGACCTACAGCTGCCGCTCCGCCATGGTGCCTATACACGCCAGTCTGGGTCTGGCCAACTTCTGGCTTGCCATTGCCACATCTGTGACGGGTCTCATTGAGAAGGAGCGCGAGACGGTGGCCAAGACGAACGTCAG CGCCGAAAACAAGCTCATTGAGCATTACATCACCAGTGCCATTGGCATCACTCTGATCTTCATCGGCATCATCGTCACCTTTGCGGTGCGACGGTCCAACGCTCCTGCCTCGGCCAAAGTCTACGTAACCGAACGCATTTAG
- the LOC117185794 gene encoding cytochrome b reductase 1-like isoform X1 yields MDTNSVSPLPPLEAPLAMLDSEKTPPGTPNGIEMPPPPDEKRYEEDPDNAWNCCSWCEYLLIVILSTILLVGVLVLTLFWVMFYRDGFAWSESPKQQFNLHPILMIAGFVTLSGFSILIYRLCRCVKHIYVNLIHMFFHAIAIPCIALGFLSVFDSHEALQKVNFYSLHSWLGFVTMGMFVLQLVIGFFSFLVMLCCENKTYSCRSAMVPIHASLGLANFWLAIATSVTGLIEKERETVAKTNVSAENKLIEHYITSAIGITLIFIGIIVTFAVRRSNAPASAKVYVTERI; encoded by the exons ATGGACACGAATTCGGTGAGCCCCCTGCCACCGCTGGAGGCACCATTGGCCATGTTGGACAGCGAGAAGACACCGCCGGGAACCCCGAACGGCATTGAGATGCCACCACCGCCAGACGAGAA GCGCTATGAGGAGGATCCAGACAATGCCTGGAACTGCTGCTCCTGGTGCGAGTACTTGCTGATCGTGATCCTTTCCACCATTCTGCTGGTGGGAGTCCTGGTGCTGACCCTCTTCTGGGTGATGTTCTATCGCGATGGCTTCGCCTGGTCGGAGAGCCCCAAGCAGCAGTTCAATCTGCATCCCATCCTGATGATTGCCGGTTTCGTCACGCTCTCTGGATTTT CCATCTTGATCTATCGCCTGTGCCGGTGCGTGAAGCATATCTATGTGAATCTGATCCACATGTTCTTTCACGCCATTGCCATTCCGTGCATCGCCCTGGGTTTCCTCTCCGTCTTCGACTCCCACGAGGCGTTGCAAAAGGTGAACTTCTACAGCCTGCACTCTTGGCTGGGTTTCGTGACTATGGGCATGTTTGTGCTGCAGCTTGTGATCGGATTCTTCAG CTTTCTGGTGATGCTCTGCTGTGAGAACAAGACCTACAGCTGCCGCTCCGCCATGGTGCCTATACACGCCAGTCTGGGTCTGGCCAACTTCTGGCTTGCCATTGCCACATCTGTGACGGGTCTCATTGAGAAGGAGCGCGAGACGGTGGCCAAGACGAACGTCAG CGCCGAAAACAAGCTCATTGAGCATTACATCACCAGTGCCATTGGCATCACTCTGATCTTCATCGGCATCATCGTCACCTTTGCGGTGCGACGGTCCAACGCTCCTGCCTCGGCCAAAGTCTACGTAACCGAACGCATTTAG
- the LOC117185794 gene encoding cytochrome b reductase 1-like isoform X3, whose product MRDRHLANMPRGGTTTARYEEDPDNAWNCCSWCEYLLIVILSTILLVGVLVLTLFWVMFYRDGFAWSESPKQQFNLHPILMIAGFVTLSGFSILIYRLCRCVKHIYVNLIHMFFHAIAIPCIALGFLSVFDSHEALQKVNFYSLHSWLGFVTMGMFVLQLVIGFFSFLVMLCCENKTYSCRSAMVPIHASLGLANFWLAIATSVTGLIEKERETVAKTNVSAENKLIEHYITSAIGITLIFIGIIVTFAVRRSNAPASAKVYVTERI is encoded by the exons ATGCGTGATCGTCACTTGGCCAACATGCCGCGTGGAGGAACAACAACAGC GCGCTATGAGGAGGATCCAGACAATGCCTGGAACTGCTGCTCCTGGTGCGAGTACTTGCTGATCGTGATCCTTTCCACCATTCTGCTGGTGGGAGTCCTGGTGCTGACCCTCTTCTGGGTGATGTTCTATCGCGATGGCTTCGCCTGGTCGGAGAGCCCCAAGCAGCAGTTCAATCTGCATCCCATCCTGATGATTGCCGGTTTCGTCACGCTCTCTGGATTTT CCATCTTGATCTATCGCCTGTGCCGGTGCGTGAAGCATATCTATGTGAATCTGATCCACATGTTCTTTCACGCCATTGCCATTCCGTGCATCGCCCTGGGTTTCCTCTCCGTCTTCGACTCCCACGAGGCGTTGCAAAAGGTGAACTTCTACAGCCTGCACTCTTGGCTGGGTTTCGTGACTATGGGCATGTTTGTGCTGCAGCTTGTGATCGGATTCTTCAG CTTTCTGGTGATGCTCTGCTGTGAGAACAAGACCTACAGCTGCCGCTCCGCCATGGTGCCTATACACGCCAGTCTGGGTCTGGCCAACTTCTGGCTTGCCATTGCCACATCTGTGACGGGTCTCATTGAGAAGGAGCGCGAGACGGTGGCCAAGACGAACGTCAG CGCCGAAAACAAGCTCATTGAGCATTACATCACCAGTGCCATTGGCATCACTCTGATCTTCATCGGCATCATCGTCACCTTTGCGGTGCGACGGTCCAACGCTCCTGCCTCGGCCAAAGTCTACGTAACCGAACGCATTTAG